GAATGCTAGAGAACAATATCTCACCCAAAAATGTGAGTCTTGAAATATAGGGAAGGAGTTTTTAATGAATATTGTCTGACTGAGAAGTTAGGAAGAATTTTTTTCATCAAAGAAAAACAGACTTAGAAATTAGGAAACTATTTTTCATCGAAAAATGTCAGACTTACCATTCTGCCAATCGCTGACAGTAAAAACTCCCTGCACGGTCTATGTTGCAGGGAGTATTGTTGTATGGTATCACTTTTCGTGTTCTATAAAAATCAAGGGCTGATAAGGGATTACTGGATATTTTTTTAAAAAACTGGGAAATTTTTTATTTCTCTTCAAATCCTTCTGCTACAGCTTCTGGGAAGTTAGCTTCAAGAATGGTAGCACAGTGGTCGCAGACTGTTGCAAGGTGCGGATTTGCATGTGTACCGACACTTGTATCAAGGCGGCGGCAACGTTCACAGACTTCTCCTGCTGCCCGTTCAACTGTAAAGGCTACATCTTCAAAGGCTACACTAGCTGCTGGTGCTGCTCCTTCTGCAATCGTCACTTGAGATACGATGAGGAGTTGTGCTACATCACTATTGATTGCTTCTAATAGCACTTTTGTTACTTCATCAGGATAAATCGTCAAGTGTGCTTCAAGCGATTTACCGATCACTTTTTCAGCACGTGCTTCTTCCAAGGCTTTTTGCGCTTTGCCACGGAAATCCATAAAGGCTGACCAAGTATCCAAAATTTCAGCTTGATGATCAAATGTTTGTGCTTCTGGCAATTCAGCTAATTGGACAAAGTCTTCTGCTTCATGCTCCAGGTAAGACCAGATTTCTTCTGCCGTATGTGGTAAGATTGGCGTCAAGAGCTTAGTCAATTTAACAAGCATGTCATAGAAAACAGTCTGCATTTGACGGCGTTCCAATGATTTTGCTCCTTCGATATAGACGACATCTTTGGCGAAATCAAGGTAGAAGGCTGATAAATCAACCGTCACAAAGTTCACAATTGTCTTGTAAATATCCAAGAATTTGAAGTCCGCATAGGCTTCACGAATGCTTGACACGACTTGATTAAAGCGAATGGTCATGTATTTATCAACAGAACGCAATTCTTCATAAGAAACAGCATCTGCTGCTGGAACAAAATCAGACGTATTGGCAATCAAGAAACGAAGCGTATTGCGAATCTTCCGATAGGTTTCTGAAACTTGGCTCAAAATATCCATTGAAATCCGCACATCGTTACTAGTATCAACACTCGTTACCCAGAGACGCAGGATTTCTGCTCCAAATTGTTTTTCGACATCACTTGGCAAGATGGTATTCCCAAGAGATTTGGACATTTTCTCCCCTTTTCCATCCAAGACAAATCCTTGTGACAAGATTTGCTTGTAAGGTGCAACACCATTTGCAGCTACTGAGGTAATCAATGAGGAGTTAAACCAACCACGGTATTGGTCAGATCCTTCTAAATACAAGTCAGCTGGGTAGCTCAATTCTGGGCGGGTATTTACGACCCCATTCCATGATGAACCAGAGTCAAACCAAACATCCATAATGTCTGTTTCCTTGGTAAACTGACCATTTGGAGAAGCTGGATGAGTAAAGCCTGCTGGCAAGAGATCCTTGGCCTCACGCTCCCACCAGATAATCGAACCGTGCTCAGCAAAGAGCTCTGCGACATGTTCAATCGTTTCTTCTGTCATAATTGGTGTTCCATCTTCCGCATAGAAGATTGGAAGAGGCACACCCCAAGCACGTTGACGAGAAATCACCCAATCACCACGGTCACGAATCATATTGTACAGACGAACCTTGCCCCATTCTGAATGGAAGGTTACTTTTTCGATTTCATCAAGAATTTCCTGACGGAATTTTGATACAGAGGCAAACCATTGTGGTACAGCACGCCAGATGATTGGCTTTTTGGTCCGCCAATCAAATGGGTAGGAGTGAGAGATTTCTTCTTGGGCAAGCAGTAAATTACCTAATTTTTCAATAACAGTTGGAACAACTTTTTCATAGAACTGGCCTTCAAAGTCTGGACCAGCATTTTCTGTCATAAGCCCCCGCTCGTTGACAGTCACAGCCACTTCCAAGCCATATTTAATCCCAACATTGTAGTCATCCTCACCAAATCCTGGTGCCGTATGGACAACCCCTGTACCTGAATCAAGGGTAACATGGTCACCATTCATGACCAACTCATCATGCTCCACATCCCATGGGTGTTCCGTCACAATTCGGTCTAATTCTTGCCCCTTATAGCTGGCAACAACTTGTGGATTTTCCCAACCAAAGCGCTCTGCTAAGCTAGGCAGTAATTCCCCAGCCACAAGGAATTTACGGTCGTCATTTGCAGGTTTCACCACTACGTATTCAAAATCAGGGCCGACTGTCAATCCACGAGAAGCTGTAATCGTAAATGGTGTCGTTGTCCAAACGACGATATAGGTATCTGTATCCAAGATTCCTTTACCGTCTTTGACACGGTTGGCATAGTAGAGGGAAGTAGATACCAAGTCATGGTATTCGATTTCTGCTTCTGCTAGAGCTGACTCAGAGGACCATGACCAATAGACGGGCTTAGCTCCGCGATAGATGTAGCCTTTCTTAGCCATTTCACCAAAGACACGGATTTGTGCTGCTTCATAATCGG
Above is a window of Streptococcus sp. zg-86 DNA encoding:
- the ileS gene encoding isoleucine--tRNA ligase, whose translation is MKLKDTLNLGKTAFPMRAGLPTKEPVWQKEWEEAELYKKRQALNEGKPHFVLHDGPPYANGNIHVGHAMNKISKDIIVRSKSMSGFYAPYIPGWDTHGLPIEQVLAKQGVKRKEMGLVDYLKMCRDYALSQVDKQREDFKRLGVSGDWDNPYVTLTPDYEAAQIRVFGEMAKKGYIYRGAKPVYWSWSSESALAEAEIEYHDLVSTSLYYANRVKDGKGILDTDTYIVVWTTTPFTITASRGLTVGPDFEYVVVKPANDDRKFLVAGELLPSLAERFGWENPQVVASYKGQELDRIVTEHPWDVEHDELVMNGDHVTLDSGTGVVHTAPGFGEDDYNVGIKYGLEVAVTVNERGLMTENAGPDFEGQFYEKVVPTVIEKLGNLLLAQEEISHSYPFDWRTKKPIIWRAVPQWFASVSKFRQEILDEIEKVTFHSEWGKVRLYNMIRDRGDWVISRQRAWGVPLPIFYAEDGTPIMTEETIEHVAELFAEHGSIIWWEREAKDLLPAGFTHPASPNGQFTKETDIMDVWFDSGSSWNGVVNTRPELSYPADLYLEGSDQYRGWFNSSLITSVAANGVAPYKQILSQGFVLDGKGEKMSKSLGNTILPSDVEKQFGAEILRLWVTSVDTSNDVRISMDILSQVSETYRKIRNTLRFLIANTSDFVPAADAVSYEELRSVDKYMTIRFNQVVSSIREAYADFKFLDIYKTIVNFVTVDLSAFYLDFAKDVVYIEGAKSLERRQMQTVFYDMLVKLTKLLTPILPHTAEEIWSYLEHEAEDFVQLAELPEAQTFDHQAEILDTWSAFMDFRGKAQKALEEARAEKVIGKSLEAHLTIYPDEVTKVLLEAINSDVAQLLIVSQVTIAEGAAPAASVAFEDVAFTVERAAGEVCERCRRLDTSVGTHANPHLATVCDHCATILEANFPEAVAEGFEEK